The following are encoded together in the Vibrio zhugei genome:
- a CDS encoding cellulase family glycosylhydrolase — protein sequence MALAMLSGSAYAECTYEVQSDWGSGFVVNVTVKNDTSSAVSAWNVGWQYSNDAKITNAWNVVLSGDNPYTANNTAGNGNLQPGSSTTFGFQGTGSSQVPTLTGSLCDTSGGGDDDGGDGGNGGGGDDNAEGNQVVFRVNSDGRITKDDVVKPVRCGSWFGLEGRHEQPNDSVNPSGAPMELYMGNTFWANNSQGTGRTIQQTMDEIKAKGINLIRLPIAPQTLDPDDPQGQPRVFKNHPSVRATSARQALEDFIKLADKNDIDILLDIHSCSNYLGWRAGRLDATPPYADANRDNYIYKREDYSCGTDVGPGVNVQEYNEQKWLDDLRQLARFADELKVNNILGIDIFNEPWDYTWTDWKTLAEHAYQAINEENKNVLVWVEGISGGTSAGESSPHGDEATNPNWGENFYSMATAPLDIPKDRLVISPHAYGPSVSVQKQFMDPAQPECAGLSEEEAAEAKCNIVINPELLRTGWEEHFGYLKDEGYAVVIGEFGGHYDWPESGAVRIQDLWGYLPRSDYDKKWQNSFVDYMSDKGIEACYWSINPESDDTGGLYSHAYDARTNTSGWGEWTGFETEKWEMLQRLWDSNPAIAK from the coding sequence TTGGCTTTAGCGATGTTATCTGGCTCTGCTTATGCTGAATGTACTTATGAAGTGCAGAGTGATTGGGGAAGCGGTTTTGTCGTTAACGTCACTGTAAAAAATGACACTTCAAGCGCGGTCTCAGCTTGGAATGTGGGCTGGCAGTACAGTAATGATGCAAAAATCACGAATGCATGGAACGTTGTGCTATCGGGGGATAACCCTTATACCGCCAATAATACTGCTGGTAATGGTAATTTGCAGCCCGGATCGAGTACGACATTTGGCTTCCAAGGCACAGGGTCATCACAAGTTCCAACTTTAACCGGCTCTTTATGTGATACCAGTGGTGGCGGTGATGATGACGGCGGCGATGGCGGTAATGGCGGCGGCGGTGACGATAATGCCGAAGGCAACCAAGTTGTTTTTAGAGTGAATAGTGATGGCCGCATTACAAAAGATGATGTTGTCAAACCTGTTCGCTGTGGATCATGGTTTGGTTTGGAAGGTCGTCATGAGCAGCCAAACGATTCTGTTAACCCAAGTGGCGCTCCAATGGAATTGTATATGGGGAACACCTTCTGGGCGAACAACAGTCAGGGGACCGGACGAACCATTCAACAAACCATGGATGAAATTAAAGCCAAAGGCATTAACCTAATTCGTTTACCGATTGCACCACAAACCTTGGATCCGGACGACCCTCAAGGTCAACCTCGTGTGTTTAAAAACCACCCATCGGTACGTGCTACCAGCGCGCGTCAGGCACTGGAAGACTTCATCAAACTTGCTGACAAAAATGACATCGATATCCTGTTAGATATTCACTCATGCTCGAACTATCTTGGTTGGCGTGCTGGACGTTTGGATGCAACCCCACCTTATGCAGATGCCAATCGTGATAACTACATCTACAAACGTGAAGACTACTCTTGTGGTACCGACGTTGGTCCGGGTGTCAATGTTCAGGAATACAACGAACAGAAATGGCTGGACGATCTTCGTCAATTGGCACGTTTCGCGGACGAGTTGAAAGTGAATAACATCCTTGGGATTGATATTTTCAACGAACCGTGGGACTACACATGGACAGATTGGAAAACGTTGGCTGAACATGCCTATCAAGCCATTAATGAAGAAAACAAAAATGTCTTGGTTTGGGTTGAAGGGATCAGTGGTGGCACTTCCGCTGGCGAATCAAGTCCGCATGGTGATGAAGCAACCAATCCAAACTGGGGTGAGAACTTCTACTCTATGGCGACAGCACCACTCGATATTCCAAAAGATCGTTTAGTGATTTCACCACACGCTTACGGACCGTCGGTTTCTGTACAGAAACAGTTTATGGACCCTGCACAACCTGAGTGTGCTGGCTTGTCTGAAGAAGAAGCGGCTGAAGCAAAATGTAACATTGTGATTAACCCAGAGCTGCTCAGAACCGGTTGGGAAGAGCACTTTGGTTACCTCAAAGATGAAGGCTATGCGGTTGTGATCGGTGAATTTGGTGGTCACTATGATTGGCCAGAGTCTGGTGCCGTTCGTATTCAAGACTTGTGGGGTTACCTACCTCGTTCTGATTATGATAAAAAATGGCAAAATAGCTTTGTTGATTACATGTCAGACAAAGGAATTGAAGCCTGTTACTGGAGCATTAACCCAGAATCAGACGATACCGGTGGTTTGTACAGTCACGCCTACGATGCCCGCACCAATACATCCGGTTGGGGGGAATGGACTGGCTTTGAAACTGAAAAATGGGAAATGTTACAACGGTTGTGGGATTCAAACCCAGCCATAGCGAAGTAA